The sequence AAAATTCAAAATGCAAATCTCAAAATGCAAAATTTTGGAGTATCGTGAAAGTTTTTTGAAGAAAAACTTTCACTCCTTAATTTTGATTTCTGATCTCTGATTTTTGATTTTATCTTGCGTATTCTATCGCCCGAAGTTCTCGTATGACGTTCACCTTGATCTCTCCGGGATACTTGAGATCTTCTTGAATACGATGGGCAATATTTTTTGCCAGAATGTGTGCTTCCGCATCACTGATCCGATCAGGTGTTACAAAAACCCTCACTTCTCTGCCCGCCTGTATGGCATATGCTTTCTCCACGCCTTCGAATGAAGTTGCGATTTTCTCAAGCTCTTCCAGGCGTTTCAGATAGATTTCTACCGTGTCTCGTCTTGCGCCGGGCCGGGCACCCGAGAGCGCATCGGCGATCTGCACAATGATCGATTCAATGGTCTCGTAGGGATATTCTTCATGATGGGCCTGCATGGCCTTGACCACCGTTTCCTCAACGCCGAATTTCTGCAAAATTTTCCTGCCGATCTCCACATGGGTGCCCGGCACTTCATGATCAACGGCTTTGCCGATATCATGGAGCAGTGCACCTTTTTTGGATACTTGCACGTCCGCGCTAAGCTCACTTGCGAGCATTCCGGCGATATGCGCCATTTCCACCGAGTGTGCGAGCACGTTCTGCCCATAACTTGTGCGATAATGGAGCCTCCCTATGATTGGCAGGAGGCGCGGATCAAGGCCGGTGATGCCCGCGTCATACACGGCCTGCTCCGCGGCTTCACGCATTTTTTGATTTATGGCAGTCTTTGCCCATTCTACGGTATCCTCAATGCGTGCCGGTTGAATCCGTCCGTCGGCAATAAGTTTTTCGATAGCCGCCTTGGCGATGGCGCGGCGAACCGGATCAAACGACGAGAGAATGACGGCTTCGGGCGTATCGTCAATAATAATATCCACGCCCGTCAGGCGCTCCAGAGCTTTAATGTTGCGGCCTTCTTTCCCAATGATCCGTCCCTTCAGGTCGTCGGAGGGAAGATTGACAACGGTTGTAGTGGCGTCAGCCACATGGCTTGAGGCGTAGCGCTGGATCACCGTAGCCATGATGTCTTTGGCTTTGCGCTCAATGGCTTCGCTTCCTTCGCGCTCAAGACGTCTTAGGCGTTCCGAGATGTTATCCGCCGCTTCTTTTTCTGCTTTTGCCACAAGCTCGGATCGTGCTTGTTCCTGGCTCATCCCGCTGACGCGTTCCAATTCTTTGAATTCCTTTTCTTTCAGCGCCTCAAGCTCATCCTTCACCTGCTTGACCTTTACAATACGCGCCTTCAGAGCCTCATCGGCCTGTTCGAGTTCTCCGCTTTTCCGATCCAGCTGGTCCTCGCGGCGGAGCAGGCGGTCTTCAAGACGTTTTAACTCCTGCCTTCCTTCACGCTCTTCCCGCTTTGCTTCTTCGAGGAGTTTTTGCGCATCGTTCTTCGCTTTCAGCAGTATATCCTGCTCTTTTACATGCGCATCGCTAAGCAGTTTTCCTATACGCGCTTCCGCGGTATCTATTTGACGCTTGGCTATGGATTGGCGGGCCAGATACCCCAACACCGCTCCGACGCACAGAAATCCTGCGCCCGCCAGCACAAAGTAAATGCTGATGATCATAAGGTAGTAAGATCGCCCCAAAACCTTCGCGCGTACGAGCATTCAAGTTCTTTTTTTCGTGCGACTGCCGAAGAACCTCGGAATTGTTTTTTCCAAAAGCTCCCCAAAATCCAAATACAGTGTCTTTGCGAAAAAAGACCGAAAGAAAACTCGGACGACGGTAAGGGTGATCTACGGATAATTCCTGCATAATTAACGAGGTAAGCACTCTTATAATTCTTTATCTGAACATTAGCAAATACGCCATACATCTGTCAACCCCATCATTTTTTACGATTGGACACGGGAGCTCTAATATTTTAAAGTAAAGAAAAATCCCGAGATATAAATATCGCGGGATAGAGAAACTAGCGGATCCGTCGCATGTCTATCGTTTGTATATACGCCATAAATTTTTTTGGGTCTTTGTAGTTACAGCTCCGCATCCATTCCCGGAACCGTTTTTCTTTGGTCGGGTCAGTTCCGCTGTTTAGGAGCGCTGTAACCCAGAGGGCGAGACCCGTTATGGTGGCATCTTCGTCGCAAATCTTCAGGCCGCAAAGGTCGCATTGGATGGGCATGCGCTTGTCGATGTTCAAGTATTTCCAGCAGTGGATGTTAAAGTTGTTCTTGGCGCAATGTCCGAATTGCTCATGGGTCTCAACGGTACCACTGCTTACGTCTTGAAAAGAACAGTAGGAACACTGATATCCTTCAACCGTCATTACAATCGATTTCATGCTTCCTCCTGGGCAGCTAACATTTTTCAGAAATAGGGAAGCTGCTCGTGAAAT is a genomic window of bacterium containing:
- the rny gene encoding ribonuclease Y, which translates into the protein MIISIYFVLAGAGFLCVGAVLGYLARQSIAKRQIDTAEARIGKLLSDAHVKEQDILLKAKNDAQKLLEEAKREEREGRQELKRLEDRLLRREDQLDRKSGELEQADEALKARIVKVKQVKDELEALKEKEFKELERVSGMSQEQARSELVAKAEKEAADNISERLRRLEREGSEAIERKAKDIMATVIQRYASSHVADATTTVVNLPSDDLKGRIIGKEGRNIKALERLTGVDIIIDDTPEAVILSSFDPVRRAIAKAAIEKLIADGRIQPARIEDTVEWAKTAINQKMREAAEQAVYDAGITGLDPRLLPIIGRLHYRTSYGQNVLAHSVEMAHIAGMLASELSADVQVSKKGALLHDIGKAVDHEVPGTHVEIGRKILQKFGVEETVVKAMQAHHEEYPYETIESIIVQIADALSGARPGARRDTVEIYLKRLEELEKIATSFEGVEKAYAIQAGREVRVFVTPDRISDAEAHILAKNIAHRIQEDLKYPGEIKVNVIRELRAIEYAR